In Zingiber officinale cultivar Zhangliang chromosome 6A, Zo_v1.1, whole genome shotgun sequence, a single genomic region encodes these proteins:
- the LOC121997254 gene encoding proteasome subunit alpha type-5 produces MFLTRTEYDRGVNTFSPEGRLFQVEYAIEAIKLGSTAIGLRTKEGVVLAVEKRVTSPLLEPSSVEKIMEIDEHIGCAMSGLIADARTLVEHGRVETQNHRFSYGEAMTVESATQALCDLALQFGEGDEESMSRPFGVSLLIAGYDENGPSLYYTDPSGTFWQCNAKAIGSGSEGADSSLQEQYNKDLTLQEAETIALSILKQVMEEKVTPNNVDIAKVAPTYHLYTPDEVKAVITRL; encoded by the exons ATGTTCCTCACCAG GACCGAGTACGATCGTGGCGTCAACACTTTCTCCCCGGAGGGGAGGTTGTTCCAGGTCGAGTACGCCATCGAGGCCATCAAG TTGGGCTCTACGGCCATTGGATTGAGGACGAAGGAAGGCGTTGTGCTTGCTGTAGAGAAGCGTGTGACCTCACCCTTACTG GAACCCAGCAGTGTGGAAAAGATTATGGAGATTGACGAGCACATAGGCTGTGCAATGAGTGGATTGATAGCTGATGCACGAACTCTTGTAGAACATGGTCGTGTTGAAACTCAG AATCACAGGTTTTCATATGGTGAAGCAATGACTGTTGAGTCAGCTACCCAAGCACTATGTGATCTGGCTCTTCAATTTGGTGAAGGAGATGAAGAATCTATG TCACGACCATTTGGAGTATCTCTTCTGATTGCTGGTTATGATGAGAATGGACCTAGCTT GTACTATACTGATCCATCTGGCACATTCTGGCAATGCAATGCGAAAGCAATAGGGTCAGGATCTGAAGGAGCTGATAGTTCTCTTCAAGAACAATACAACAAG GACCTAACCCTTCAGGAAGCTGAAACTATAGCTCTTTCAATCCTGAAACAAGTCATGGAGGAAAAG GTGACCCCTAATAATGTCGACATTGCAAAGGTTGCTCCTACTTACCATCTATACACACCTGATGAGGTCAAAGCTGTCATCACTCGTCTCTGA
- the LOC121997252 gene encoding argininosuccinate lyase, chloroplastic-like: protein MNHVSSLGTAIYHYFPCAHGEGLRRLQPFPAARYSLPADRWSFSSPPSAMVSSELKAAHDQGPSKEAKLWGGRFEDSVTDAVERFSESVSFDKVLYKQDIMGSRAHAQMLAHQGLITDSDRDSILRGLDELERSIEEGEFIWRKDREDVHMNIEAALTDMIGEPAKKLHTARSRNDQVVTDLRLWCRIAISKIVVAIKELQVALIKLGLKNEGLIVPGYTHLQRAQPVLLQHLLLSYVEQLERDVSRLVDCKDRLNFCPLGACALAGTGLPIDRFLTSDALGFTAPMRNSIDAVSDRDFVLEFLSANSILAVHLSRLGEEWVLWASEEFGFLTPSDSVSTGSSIMPQKKNPDPMELVRGKSARVVGDLMSLLVLCKGLPQAYNRDLQEDKEPLFDSVKTVLGMLEVTTEFAHNITLNGERIQKALPAGHLDATTLADYLVKKGMPFRTSHEIVGKCVALCVTRNCQLCELPLDQLKGVNPIFEEDVYDFLGVENSVKKFSSYGSTGSKCVAEQVSFWISKLQIGPTET from the exons ATGAACCACGTGAGCTCCCTCGGCACTGCGATCTACCACTACTTCCCCTGTGCTCACGGCGAAGGCCTGCGCCGCCTCCAGCCATTTCCCGCAGCCCGCTACAGCCTCCCCGCCGATCGCTGGAGCTTCTCCTCCCCGCCGAGCGCCATGGTATCCTCCGAGTTGAAGGCGGCGCACGATCAGGGTCCCTCGAAGGAGGCTAAGCTGTGGGGCGGGCGATTCGAGGACAGCGTCACTGACGCCGTTGAGCGCTTCAGCGAGTCCGTCTCCTTCGACAAGGTTCTCTACAAGCAGGACATAATGGGCAGCCGAGCCCACGCTCAGATGCTCGCGCACCAG GGTCTAATCACTGATAGTGATAGAGATAGCATTTTACGCGGTCTTGATGAGCTTGAAAGAAGCATTGAAGAGGGGGAGTTCATTTGGAGAAAGGATAGGGAAGATGTGCATATGAATATTGAGGCTGCACTGACAGACATGATTGGAGAGCCTGCaaaaaagctccataccgcaagAAGTCGTAACGATCAAGTTGTCACAGATCTTCGTTTATGGTGTAGGATAGCCATAAGTAAAATTGTGGTAGCAATTAAAGAACTGCAG GTTGCTTTAATCAAATTAGGATTGAAAAATGAAGGATTAATAGTTCCTGGTTATACTCACCTGCAGAGGGCACAACCTGTCTTACTGCAACATCTACTGTTGTCATATGTTGAACAG CTTGAACGCGATGTTAGTCGGCTAGTTGATTGCAAGGATCGGTTGAACTTTTGTCCCTTGGGAGCTTGTGCTCTAGCTGGTACTGGCCTGCCTATTGACCGATTTCTTACTTCAGATGCTTTGGGATTTACTGCTCCAATGAGAAACAG CATTGATGCAGTATCCGATCGTGATTTTGTCTTGGAGTTTTTGTCAGCCAACTCAATACTAGCTGTTCATCTCTCTCGGCTTGGTGAAGAATGGGTTTTGTGGGCATCGGAGGAGTTTGGTTTTCTAACACCGAGTGATTCTGTATCTACTGGAAGCAGCATCATGCCACAAAAGAAAAATCCAGATCCAATGGAATTAGTCCGTGGAAAATCTGCGAGAGTTGTAGGAGATCTTATGAGCCTTCTAGTGTTGTGCAAAGGGCTTCCGCAAGCATACAACCGTGATCTACAA GAAGACAAAGAACCACTCTTTGACAGCGTTAAAACTGTACTAGGAATGCTGGAAGTAACAACTGAATTTGCCCACAACATCACATTAAATGGTGAGAGAATACAAAAGGCTTTACCAGCAGGGCATCTTGATGCTACAACCCTTGCTGATTATCTTGTCAAAAAG GGGATGCCTTTCAGGACTTCTCACGAGATAGTTGGCAAGTGTGTCGCATTATGTGTCACAAGAAACTGTCAGCTTTGCGAACTCCCtcttgatcagctaaagggagtcaATCCTATCTTTGAAGAAGATGTTTATGATTTTCTCGGAGTTGAGAATTCAGTTAAGAAATTCTCTTCCTATGGATCAACAGGTTCCAAATGCGTTGCCGAACAAGTCAGTTTTTGGATCTCAAAGCTTCAAATTGGCCCGACCGAAACCTAG
- the LOC121997253 gene encoding sedoheptulose-1,7-bisphosphatase, chloroplastic-like, whose amino-acid sequence MEATCAARGAISHAVFSQSRLAVPSSAPSLPRSHRPPGLKSSSFLGEPVRLTAPTRPASRAPSRGGGGSSLAAKCEIGDSLEEFLTKATPDKNLIRLLTSMGEALRTISFKVRTASCGGTACVNSFGDEQLAVDLLANNLLFEALQYSHVCKYACSEEVPELQDMGGPVEGGFSVAFDPLDGSSIVDTNFTVGTIFGVWPGDKLTGVTGRDQVAAAMGIYGPRTTYIVALKDCPGTHEFLLLDEGKWQHVKDTTTIGEGKIFSPGNLRATFDNPAYDKLINYYVREKYTLRYTGGMVPDVNQIIVKEKGIFTNVTSQSSKAKLRLLFEVAPLGFLVEKAGGYSSDGTRSVLDKVIENLDERTQVAYGSKNEIIRFEETLYGSSRLKTGEPVGIAA is encoded by the exons ATGGAGGCAACATGTGCAGCTCGCGGGGCGATTTCTCATGCCGTCTTCTCCCAATCGCGCTTGGCGGTGCCGTCCTCTGCCCCTTCCCTTCCGCGCTCCCACAGACCCCCC GGGCTCAAGTCCAGCTCGTTTCTCGGAGAACCTGTTAGGCTCACGGCGCCGACCAGGCCCGCTTCCAGAGCTCCATCCAGGGGAGGAGGCGGTTCGTCCCTCGCCGCCAAGTGCGAGATCGGAGACAGCCTG gaggagtttctgaCCAAGGCAACGCCGGACAAGAATTTGATCAGGCTACTGACCTCCATGGGAGAGGCTCTGAGGACCATCTCCTTCAAAGTGAGGACCGCATCCTGCGGCGGGACTGCCTGCGTCAACTCCTTCGGCGACGAGCAGCTCGCCGTCGATTTGCTAGCTAATAACCTTCTCTTCGAG GCTCTGCAATATTCCCATGTCTGCAAGTACGCCTGCTCGGAGGAAGTCCCCGAGTTGCAGGACATGGGCGGACCAGTTGAAG GTGGTTTCAGCGTGGCATTCGATCCACTCGACGGATCGAGTATCGTCGACACGAACTTCACGGTGGGCACCATATTCGGCGTATGGCCCGGCGATAAGCTCACGGGCGTGACGGGGAGAGATCAGGTGGCGGCGGCCATGGGCATCTACGGACCTCGCACCACCTACATCGTGGCTCTCAAAGATTGCCCTGGAACCCACGAGTTCCTCCTCCTCGATGAAG GAAAGTGGCAGCATGTTAAAGACACAACGACGATCGGCGAAGGGAAGATATTCTCTCCGGGAAACCTCAGGGCTACATTCGACAACCCTGCATACGATAAG CTGATCAACTACTACGTGAGAGAGAAGTACACGCTGCGGTACACTGGAGGAATGGTGCCGGATGTTAACCAG ATCATTGTGAAGGAAAAAGGGATTTTCACCAACGTGACGTCTCAGAGTTCGAAAGCGAAGCTGAGGTTGCTCTTTGAGGTGGCTCCGTTGGGGTTCCTGGTCGAGAAAGCTGGAGGGTACAGCAGCGACGGGACGAGGTCGGTGCTCGACAAAGTGATCGAGAACCTCGACGAGCGGACTCAGGTCGCGTACGGGTCGAAGAACGAGATCATCCGCTTCGAAGAGACGCTCTATGGTTCTTCCAGGTTGAAGACGGGCGAACCGGTTGGAATCGCTGCTTGA
- the LOC121994279 gene encoding probable calcium-binding protein CML32 — protein MANSSQPPAIAPTLALAAVSPSFRLQSPSLNSIRLRRVFDLFDRNGDGEITVAELRLALERLGLAVDHEELASTVAAYVRPGRAGLDFEDFEAFHRAVGDALVGGDGGIEEAEQVESDMREAFGVFDQNGDGFISAAELQAVLQKLGLFEGRSIDGVHRMISAVDRDFDGRVNFSEFKNMMRSIELSAS, from the coding sequence ATGGCAAACTCGTCGCAGCCACCGGCGATCGCGCCTACGCTGGCCCTCGCTGCCGTCTCGCCCTCCTTCCGCCTCCAGTCCCCGAGCTTGAACTCCATCCGCCTCCGCCGCGTCTTCGATCTCTTCGACCGCAACGGCGATGGCGAAATAACCGTCGCCGAGCTCCGCCTCGCGCTCGAGCGCCTGGGCCTGGCCGTCGATCACGAAGAGCTCGCCTCGACCGTGGCCGCCTACGTCCGCCCCGGCCGCGCCGGCCTTGACTTCGAGGACTTCGAGGCCTTCCACCGCGCGGTGGGGGACGCCCTCGTCGGCGGCGACGGCGGCATCGAGGAGGCGGAGCAGGTGGAGAGCGACATGAGGGAGGCATTCGGCGTGTTCGACCAGAACGGGGACGGTTTCATATCAGCGGCGGAGCTGCAGGCGGTGCTCCAGAAGCTAGGGCTGTTTGAGGGGCGCAGCATCGACGGCGTGCACCGCATGATCTCGGCCGTCGATCGCGACTTCGATGGACGGGTGAACTTCTCCGAGTTTAAGAACATGATGCGCAGCATTGAGCTATCCGCATCTTAA
- the LOC121995113 gene encoding uncharacterized protein LOC121995113 — translation MVTVFTFPLGYSFNRGGDRRPPTVPPMMGWGNEWDTGTVGEEWQWRYGATLSFCLGRLLLQYQGRRQAEAVLMGMDPNPRKRESGGTAADEEQRTRRRGEEDPTDEEVEEFFAILRRIREAARHLGARAGAADHGVARPKGRGEGGPPRWQPEFVPEDFEHPGAAESSGDRRERAEKDEGAGKWRTMSPGGERCFDLNEEPADT, via the exons ATGGTGACCGTATTCACCTTCCCCCTAGGATATAGTTTTAATCGGGGTGGTGATCGAAGGCCGCCGACGGTGCCACCGATGATGGGCTGGGGTAATGAGTGGGACACCGGGACAG TGGGTGAGGAATGGCAGTGGCGTTACGGCGCGACTCTTTCTTTCTGCCTTGGCCGCCTGCTTCTTCAATATCAGGGAAGGCGACAAGCTGAGGCGGTTTTGATGGGGATGGATCCGAACCCCAGGAAGCGAGAGAGCGGCGGCACCGCCGCGGACGAGGAACAGCGGACGCGGCGGCGCGGCGAGGAGGACCCCACGGACGAGGAGGTGGAGGAGTTCTTCGCCATCCTGCGGCGGATCCGGGAGGCGGCGAGGCACTTGGGGGCGAGGGCGGGAGCGGCGGATCACGGAGTGGCCAGGCCCAAGGGGCGGGGCGAAGGGGGGCCGCCGAGGTGGCAGCCGGAGTTCGTGCCGGAGGACTTCGAGCATCCGGGAGCGGCGGAGAGCAGCGGGGATCGGAGGGAGAGAGCGGAGAAAGATGAGGGCGCGGGGAAGTGGAGAACGATGAGCCCCGGCGGCGAGCGGTGCTTCGATCTGAACGAGGAGCCCGCAGATACATAA